GGTGATGGATAATACAGTCATCGTAAACCAGAGAGCGTACGCCCACGGCGGGGTGCTTCGCGACAGGGAGCGGCTGAAGGCAGCGGAAGCGTCCAATGCCGAGCTTCGCACGAAGACGCCAAACATGGATGAACATATGGAGAATCTGTCAGGCGGTAACCAGCAGAAAGTGCTGCTCGCCCGCTGGCTGCTGACAGACCCGGATATACTCATTCTGGATGAGCCTACACGAGGCATCGACGTAGGAGCAAAATATGAGATATATACGATCATGCATAAGCTTGTCAAACAGGGCAAATCCATCATCATGATATCTTCGGAGATGCCCGAACTGCTCGGAATGTCAGACAGGATCATGGTGATGTGCGAGGGACGTGTTACCGGTTTCCTTGATGCCAAGGAGGCAGATTCCGTACAGGTCATGAACTACGCAACCAAGTTTATGAAATAGGATTTATAGGAAAGAGAGGGATTACATATATGCAGAACAAAGGAAAAGTAGTTGCCCGCGATAAATATGGGGTGACATTTATAGGAATTGGCATCGCAGCGGTCGTGCTGGGGCTCGTATTGTACTATTTCCTGGATCCCGGCGTATTTTATGACCTGGGTCTGTATGTGATAATGGTGGGCGCGGCTGCTCTTATATATGGACTAAGACAGCGGTTTGCCAGACAATATAAAGGAATTGCCGTAGAGCTGTCCGCAAATACGGGAAAGAGGTTTCTGACGAACAATGCCATTATGATAGCGCTTCTGCTCATGATCATCGTCATTATGATCATACAGCCAAGATTTATGCAGCTTGCGGTGCTTCTTGACATACTGACACAGTCGTCCACAAAGATGATCGTCGCGCTCGGTATCAGCTTTACGCTTTTGATAGCAGGTACGGACCTTTCGGCAGGACGTATGGTAGGTCTGGCGGCGGTCGTATCCACTTCCATGCTGCAGACAGCGGATTATGCCAACAGATTCTTCCCTGACCTGCCGCATATGGTGCTCATAGTTCCGATCATCGTGGCAGTCATTGCCTGTTCGCTCTTCGGTATACTGAACGGATTTCTCGTCGCAAAGTATGACATGCATCCGTTTATAGCGACATTGGCAGTGCAGGTAATCGTATATGGGGCAAACTCCCTTTACTTTGACATGGAGCCGAACAAATCACAGCCTATCGGCGGGGTGCGCCCTGACTTTGTGCTCCTTGGCCAGAAGAAGCTGTTCCAGATTGGAGATTTCCCGGGAATATCTGTCCTTGTACCGATCGCCATCGCGTTTGTTATCCTCATCTGGTTCATTCTGAATAAGACAGTGTTCGGAAAAAATGTGTACGCCATCGGAGGCAACAGGGAAGCCGCGATCGTATCCGGCGTAAATGTGTTCAGGACGATCATGTGTATCTTCATTCTGGCTTCCGTGCTGTACGGTGTTGCAGGTGTGCTGGAAGCCGCGCGTACCGCGGGGGCGACGAACAACTACGGCAACGGGTATGAGCTTGACGCCATCGCGGCCTGCGTTGTGGGCGGTGTTTCACTGAACGGCGGCGTCGGCAAGGTGAGCGGTATTGTAAGCGGTGTTCTGATATTTACAGTTATACAGTACGGACTGCAGTTTATCGCGGTGAGTCCGATGTGGCAGCAGGTCATCAAAGGAATCATCATAGCGATAGCTGTTGCGATCGACTTGTCAAAGTACAGAAAGAAATAGAGCGAAGCTTATATTGTGACAATATACAAAAACTGCTATAATAAACTTAGTTTGTTATAGCAGTTTTTGAAGCATTTATCATTAATATCAACATACCGGGGAGGAAATGATGGAGTATTACAAGATATTATTAGTGGATGACGAATTGGAGATTCGTGACGGAATGATTCAAAAACTGGACTGGCACAAGCTTGGGTATGACGTGGCAGCCGCCGCGGAGAACGGTGTTGAGGCGCTGGAAAAGGCGGAACAGGTCCAGCCGGACGTGATCATGACTGATATCCGCATGCCGTTTATGGACGGACTGGAGTTTATCGGGAAGGTGATCGAGCTGCGCCCGGCTGTGAAAATAATCGTATTTTCGGGCTTTGACGATTTTGAATATGCTCAGAAGGCGATCAACCTCGGGGTGGAAGAATATATATTAAAGCCTGTTTCGGCCAGACAGCTGGAGCAGTCCCTTGTCAGGCTGAAGAGCAAGATGGACGAAGAACTGGAGCAGAAGAGAAATATCGACCTGCTCCGAAGAAGCTATGAAGACAGCTTCCCGATACTGAAGGAACAGTTTTTTGTCAGTGTGATAGAAGGACGTATGCTTCCGAGGCAGATCGAACAGTGGCTGAATCAGTATAAACTGTCTTTTGTGTCCCGCTATAAAGTAGTGGCAGTGCTGTCGGCAGGCGACAACTCATTTCCCGGCGGCAGAAAAAACGACTTTGCGGGAAGTGAAGAACTTATTCCGATCGCTGTCAGGAAGACGGCGGAAGATATCGTGGGAAAATACCATGAACTGCACAGCTTTTTTTATTCCAATTATATCGTGCTTGTGGTTGCGCTGGAGTGGGAATCGCAGATATCACTTTTGTGCCAGGAGGTCAACGAGGCCTGCCGGGAAGGCTGCCGTATTACTTCTTCAGATGTCACTGCCGGGATCGGCGGTATCTATACACGGTGGGAGGAGCTTAAATATTCCTTCAAAGAGGCGGAAAACGCGCTGGAATACAGCACGCTGCTCCGGAAAGAAGGACGGCTTGCAGCGTACATAAAGGATGTGGAGCCGGAGGATACGACATCCAGACTCCAGCTGGAAGAACAAGATGAGAGGCTGCTTCTGAATGCGATCAAAGGCAACAATTGTGACAAGGTGCGCAGCCAGATCGAGCGGTTCTTTGCGAGGCTTGAGCAGGCGAGCCTGCCGTTTTACCAGTATCAGATGTATATCATGGA
This is a stretch of genomic DNA from [Clostridium] hylemonae DSM 15053. It encodes these proteins:
- the mglC gene encoding galactose/methyl galactoside ABC transporter permease MglC produces the protein MQNKGKVVARDKYGVTFIGIGIAAVVLGLVLYYFLDPGVFYDLGLYVIMVGAAALIYGLRQRFARQYKGIAVELSANTGKRFLTNNAIMIALLLMIIVIMIIQPRFMQLAVLLDILTQSSTKMIVALGISFTLLIAGTDLSAGRMVGLAAVVSTSMLQTADYANRFFPDLPHMVLIVPIIVAVIACSLFGILNGFLVAKYDMHPFIATLAVQVIVYGANSLYFDMEPNKSQPIGGVRPDFVLLGQKKLFQIGDFPGISVLVPIAIAFVILIWFILNKTVFGKNVYAIGGNREAAIVSGVNVFRTIMCIFILASVLYGVAGVLEAARTAGATNNYGNGYELDAIAACVVGGVSLNGGVGKVSGIVSGVLIFTVIQYGLQFIAVSPMWQQVIKGIIIAIAVAIDLSKYRKK
- a CDS encoding response regulator transcription factor yields the protein MMEYYKILLVDDELEIRDGMIQKLDWHKLGYDVAAAAENGVEALEKAEQVQPDVIMTDIRMPFMDGLEFIGKVIELRPAVKIIVFSGFDDFEYAQKAINLGVEEYILKPVSARQLEQSLVRLKSKMDEELEQKRNIDLLRRSYEDSFPILKEQFFVSVIEGRMLPRQIEQWLNQYKLSFVSRYKVVAVLSAGDNSFPGGRKNDFAGSEELIPIAVRKTAEDIVGKYHELHSFFYSNYIVLVVALEWESQISLLCQEVNEACREGCRITSSDVTAGIGGIYTRWEELKYSFKEAENALEYSTLLRKEGRLAAYIKDVEPEDTTSRLQLEEQDERLLLNAIKGNNCDKVRSQIERFFARLEQASLPFYQYQMYIMEIFTVIMKLVNVYQLDTKAVFDGETNYISAVLGLHSLEEIKNWFITTCGRVSRLIQKERTDTGEKLIEKAKQYVEENYTDAELSVESLCDNLHISPAYFSTIFKKETGVNFISYLTDMRMEHAMKLLDTTDDKTYMIAAKSGYAEPNYFSYAFKKHVGMSPSKYRKRLEEQD